One Apostichopus japonicus isolate 1M-3 chromosome 14, ASM3797524v1, whole genome shotgun sequence genomic window carries:
- the LOC139979716 gene encoding lectin BRA-3-like, with protein sequence MKFIGIITSLALTLITQVRAGFVFPFSGCLTSQGWEEFNGHCYKLMYDRLTAEPADVATMRDTCEDVGPIKFGDSGAFIGLAYLADIQSMEENDFVSEMVAGGSRAWIGAEKDVSSFYWIRDSESDKVEVSFTNWKFNEPNDKDGSEDCVEINRGPPGKWNDLLCSRKLPGVCKYNITAYTASRKD encoded by the exons ATGAAGTTCATCGGAATAATAACGTCGCTTGCTTTAACACTTATCACACAGGTGCGAGCAGGCTTTGTATTCCCTTTTTCAG GTTGTTTGACGAGCCAAGGATGGGAGGAATTCAATGGTCATTGTTACAAGTTAATGTACGACAGACTCACCGCTGAACCCGCAGACGTTGCAACCATGAGGGACACATGTGAAGACGTAGGTCCGATTAAGTTCGGAGATTCGGGTGCATTTATCGGTTTAGCATATTTAGCCGACATTCAATCTATGGAAGAAAATGACTTTGTTTCAGAAATGGTGGCCGGTGGCAGTCGCGCTTGGATTGGGGCTGAGAAAGATG TTTCATCATTTTACTGGATCCGTGATAGTGAAAGCGACAAAGTTGAGGTTTCGTTCACCAACTGGAAGTTTAACGAGCCAAACGATAAGGATGGTAGCGAAGATTGCGTAGAAATCAACCGCGGTCCTCCAGGGAAGTGGAACGATCTTTTATGCTCGAGGAAGCTCCCAGGTGTATGTAAATACAACATTACAGCTTACACTGCCAGCAGAAAGGATTga